The Pseudomonas protegens genome contains the following window.
CGCCACCAGCGGGTCCACCGCCAGGTGCGGCATGGAGCCATGGCCGCCGACGCCTTCGACTATCACCTCAAGCAGATCCTGGGAGGCCATCATCGGCCCTTCGCGAAAGCCCAGGTGCCCGGCCGGCAGTCCCGGCATGTTGTGCAGGCCAAACAGCGCATCGCAGGGGAAGCGCTCCAGCAGGCCATCGGCGAGCATCGCCTCGGCGCCGCCCTGGCCCTCTTCGGCGGGTTGGAAGATCAGGTTCAGGGTGCCGTCGAACGCTCGGGTCGCCGCCAGGTAGCGCGCCGCCCCCAGCAGGATGGTGGTGTGGCCGTCATGCCCGCAGGCGTGCATGCAACCGCCATGGCGACTGCTGTAGGGAACCCCGGTGTTCTCGATGATCGGCAAGGCGTCCATGTCGGCCCGCAGGCCCAGGGTGCGCGTGCCCGTGCCGTTGCGCAGGACGCCCACGACACCGGTTCGGCCAACACCGGTATGCACTTCATAGCCCCACTCTTCCAAGCAGCGCGCCACCAGCGCCGAGGTGCGCTGTTCTTCGAAACCCAGTTCCGGGTGGGCATGAATGTCATGGCGGATGGCCCGCAGGTCGCTGGCAATGTCGTTGAGCCAGGCAAGGATGTGCTGGTGTCGGGTCATGGCGTATCTCCTCTGGGCCGGGTGGCTTCCCGTTCTTGTTGTCGGAGCGCTGCACGAGGGGCCGGACCTGCTCGAAGCGCTGCGTCAGATAACCGCGCGGCGCGGCACAGGACAATCAAATGTGGTTCCACTGCATGGAACACATCATCGGCGGTGCGGCTTGATCGAGGATCAGGGATCGAGGCGGCAGCCTTCGCGGGGCCCCAGCCAGGAAGCGCTGTGGGTCCGCCCCAGGGCGCTGGCGGTGACTCGCCGGGCCTGGGGCTCATCGTTGAAGCCGCTGATGGGCAGGTACTGGCGCACGTAGGCGCGGCAGTCTTCGGCAGGTTGTTGCATCACGTAACGGCAGGAGCAGTATTCCTTGGCGGTGTAGGCTCCGAGGATGTCGGGAAAGGCCTGCAAGGCCACCCGCTGCTGCCAGCCCCAGCCCAGCAGCAGGAGCAGCGCCAGCAGCAACAGGCTGAGCAGCGGATGACGTCGCATCCAGGTCTGGCGCTTCATGGCGGACTCGACTCGGGAAAAGCCGCCAGGACCCGCTTGAGCAGCTCGTTGTGCCGATAGCTGCCATCGCGATCGTCGCCATAGCGCACGATCACCAGGCGCTCGGCGGGCAGGATGTACAGCGCCTGGCCCCAGTGTCCCAGCGCCGCATACGTGTCCGCCGGTGCATCCGGCCAGGGCCGGGGCGCACCGTCCACCGCGC
Protein-coding sequences here:
- a CDS encoding M20 aminoacylase family protein translates to MTRHQHILAWLNDIASDLRAIRHDIHAHPELGFEEQRTSALVARCLEEWGYEVHTGVGRTGVVGVLRNGTGTRTLGLRADMDALPIIENTGVPYSSRHGGCMHACGHDGHTTILLGAARYLAATRAFDGTLNLIFQPAEEGQGGAEAMLADGLLERFPCDALFGLHNMPGLPAGHLGFREGPMMASQDLLEVIVEGVGGHGSMPHLAVDPLVAAASMVMALQTVVARNIDAQEAAVVTVGALQAGEAANVIPQQALLRLSLRALNAPVREQMLERVKAIIRTQAESFGCRASIEHRPAYPVLVNSPEETEFARRVGVELVGADAVDGNTPKLMGSEDFGWMLQRCPGSYLFIGNGVAQPMVHNPGYDFNDDILLTGAAYWGALAESWLKPS